One window from the genome of Streptomyces sp. WZ-12 encodes:
- a CDS encoding alpha/beta hydrolase: protein MLSEQKHPTRRGVLKAVGGISAAVALGAGGTLASASPASAAGDGSGLHIVERGESDPRMWYYRFQTAEVGGWNPAVNVLLPDGYLTSGRTYPVLYLLHGGGDGQDFIAFDRPPVTDIRAWTAGKPLIVVMPDGGHAGWYSNPVSTNVGARNWENFHINQLIPWIDANFRTYSSPDGRAVSGFSMGGFGALKYTAKYWGHFSSVSAHSGPASLRGTVAGVPGAVVHWANVSSAAIELGGGTVYGVPWDENRVNMDNPCQRIESYRNKRIFMVAGTSPDPINWFDTFNEVGVLTTQREFKGLLDRAGIPHDSHEVGGGHFVRGDMMVRDIDGIIAHLRKA from the coding sequence ATGTTGAGTGAGCAGAAGCACCCCACGCGCCGGGGTGTCCTGAAGGCCGTCGGTGGGATTTCCGCGGCGGTGGCCCTGGGGGCGGGGGGAACCCTCGCGTCGGCGTCGCCGGCCAGTGCCGCCGGCGACGGCTCCGGGCTGCACATCGTGGAGCGCGGCGAGTCCGATCCCCGCATGTGGTACTACCGCTTCCAGACCGCCGAGGTCGGCGGGTGGAACCCGGCCGTCAACGTCCTGCTGCCCGACGGCTACCTCACCAGCGGTCGCACCTACCCGGTCCTCTACCTGCTCCACGGCGGTGGCGACGGCCAGGACTTCATCGCCTTCGACCGCCCGCCCGTGACGGACATCCGAGCCTGGACCGCCGGCAAGCCGCTCATCGTGGTGATGCCCGACGGCGGGCACGCCGGCTGGTACTCCAACCCGGTCAGCACCAACGTCGGCGCCCGGAACTGGGAGAACTTCCACATCAACCAGTTGATCCCGTGGATCGACGCGAACTTCCGGACCTACAGCTCCCCTGACGGGCGCGCGGTGTCCGGATTCTCGATGGGCGGCTTCGGTGCGCTGAAGTACACGGCCAAGTACTGGGGCCACTTCTCCTCGGTGAGCGCCCACTCCGGCCCCGCCAGCCTGCGCGGGACCGTCGCGGGAGTCCCCGGCGCGGTCGTCCACTGGGCCAACGTCTCGTCCGCGGCCATCGAACTGGGCGGCGGCACGGTCTACGGCGTGCCCTGGGACGAGAACCGCGTCAACATGGACAACCCGTGCCAGCGCATCGAGAGCTACCGCAACAAGCGGATCTTCATGGTCGCCGGCACCAGTCCCGACCCGATCAACTGGTTCGACACGTTCAACGAGGTCGGCGTGCTCACCACCCAGCGCGAGTTCAAGGGACTCCTCGACAGGGCCGGCATCCCGCACGATTCGCACGAGGTAGGCGGCGGCCACTTCGTCCGCGGCGACATGATGGTCCGCGACATCGACGGCATCATCGCCCACCTCCGCAAGGCCTGA